The region GTAGAAAAATAATGTCCCTTTTGGCATGTTATTGTGAAAGGAGCAACGAGACCTTACGGCCTGGCCCATTTGTTTTTGGGGGCTCACGATCGATGTGCTACACTNNNNNNNNNNNNNNNNNNNNNNNNNNNNNNNNNNNNNNNNNNNNNNNNNNNNNNNNNNNNNNNNNNNNNNNNNNNNNNNNNNNNNNNNNNNNNNNNNNNNNNNNNNNNNNNNNNNNNNNNNNNNNNNNNGGTGATGACGCGACGTCACACCTGTACCGTTTCAGTGCGGACGCTCACACCCTGTACCCTTTCAACACGAACGCTCGCGCCTTCTACCGTTCAAACGGTCACACGCAGACCTTTGCGCGGATAGGTTACTTCGCATTGTGGCAATTAGGGGGAACAGTCACGTGCTACGCGCATCCTTTTTGTTATTAGACAACTATACGTCACACCGTTCGGTCGAGGGTGAACGGTGACGGTCACGCGGAGACCCTTGCGCCATTATGCGCATACATCACGCCGCGCCGCGGCGATTAGGGGGAACGGTCACGCGTTATGTGCATCCTTTTTATTATTGGACATCCATAATACTATTACCACATTACAAGTTATCCTCACATTCTTCCCACCGAAATCCACCTTAAAGGAGGCACATCGAAGCTGCAAGAACCAAATCCGTCATCCATGACGAAGCCTCTACCCATGGCCAACATCTTCCTCTGTTTCCTTCTGCTATCATCGCTCATCGCTTCGCCTCTGGAGTCCGCAAGGATCGTCCACGAACACCGCGCCCACATCGTTGCAGGTACTTCCTCTCTCCAGatccaagtaaacaaagtaaagcgCCTATACTTTCTTGTCATCAAAAATCGACTCTGTTGTTTGCATCAGGTGAGGAGATGCCTGATCGCCATCTACCCGACGTGTTTGGGGAAATCAAGAGGGCGCAGCCCCGCCAATTCGCGCCGCCGTCACCACAAGCGAACGAGCAACGCTACCCCCCGATCTGGCATGGTGGATCCCCCTCTGTCTTACTGTTTGTGACTCTATGCAGACCTGATCGAAAAATAATAACATGAGAATTCTGTGCTTCAGATGATGTGTCCTGTATGATTATCTTCTTTTATCTTCACTCGCTTCCAGATGTATTGAATTGCCATGAATATGCACTTCATGCACATGTGATAGACAAGGACGATCATGGATCTTGACGTTGTGTGTCACATAGAAAAGTACTACCTCCGTTCGAAATTAGTTGtcgttgaaatggatgtatctagatatatttctatgctagatacatccatttaagcGATAAATAATTCCAAAACTCCTACAAAATCGAATCGATATGACACAACTCTGCAACTGATGAACCATATATACATGAACTTGATGCATGTTCTTCCTATGTAAAATTGACAAGAACTGGATCCGTTTCTAGTCCTAGTGCCTGTATTGTGGTACCGTACTTATTATGTGACTAAACCTTTATGTGCTTCATCAAGTGTCCGATGAAGACAGATGACATGAAGACTAACAGCACAAACATTACGGAGAAACCCTGTTGAGGTGATCCTGCTTCCCTAAGCAGTTCCTGAAATAAGGCCAAGACGAAATGATCAGATATCTGAGAGTAAATAAAATACATACCTACATAGGCAATAATTTAGAAaggaaaaagtccaaaataaaccttaaacttatagacgaaagctaaatcaaaccctgaacTTGCAATCTCGGAAATCAGCACACCAAACTTTCTgatcccggtctattttaaaccttgagcCAGTTTAGATGGTATTCGCTGACGTGGCAAGTCAAATTCTGGGCGTTGACCGGCTGGCAGGACATTAAGATGAATCGGGCTGGCCCATTAGCGTAATCACTCGTGCTGctatgtttttttcttttctatttttttgttatttattttcataatGATAATAAATTTTTAGTACATTTGTAATAACAATGAACTTTTTTCTTATATAACTACACAAAGCCAGTTGTCTTTTATAAGGAGCGATGAAAAATTACTAGGCGACAAAAGAAAAATACGCTATACAACGTATTCACAGGACTCCACCTCTAGTTCTCGCATTCAGAGAGCAACCCCAGCTAGCCACTGGCCCTGAAGGCTGCACATGACGCTAGGTAGTCACATTTATAAGGACAGACAGGAGCGAACATATATCTAAACATGTTAGAAAATCAaacatttcatgaatttttttgaaCAATTTCGAAATGCTCATTTTTAATGCAAATAATTTATGAAATTCCAAAAAAATCTGTAAGGAAAATGTGACACAATTCCGAACATCTTTTGATAAATGTAAATAATTTTTAAAATCACGAACAGTTTCAAAAATTTACACAGAACTTGAGAACTCCAAACAATTTCTGTTAAACACCAAACAGTTTTTAGTTTGTGACAAAATTAGAAAACATGGACATTTTTTTTAACTATTCAACAATTTATGAAATGCtttaacattttttaatttctGAACAAATTATAGTAAACATTTTTCTGAAAGTTTGTGCATATTTTGTTTTCCGGATTCAAGAATTGTTCCCtttttattgttatttttatgtTTCGAAGAGTATTCCCTTTGTAAACACTGATTgtgttttcaaaaaaattgttccTTTTTTCAAAAGTATTCGGAATTAAAAAAGTATTCGCACCTTAGAATAGCTTGGGGATTTCGGAAAAAAATacgttttcaaaatttgtttgctCCCAAAAAATGTTTCTAAATCTCGACGCTGGTGTCTGATTAATTATGTTCGCGCTTCAACTTGTTGCACTAATAGTAATCTACTCTGATGGCTAACAAGTGGATATTGATAGGCCAAGGCACAAGTTCGACTCCGCCCGCTATCTTACTTTTGGTTATTTTTACGTCGCACTTACGGAAAagtaaaatgaaaaaaagaaaacaaaatctcCCTTCATGCCTGATGGGCCGGCCCAATCACGTGTGTAGCCAACAATCCCGGGAGTTGATCTGCCACGTCGACAATCCCTGATTGGAAACGCCTTCAAGATTTAAAATAGACTAAGTTCGGTGTGCTGATTTCCGAGATTGCAAgttcagggtttgatttagctttcatCTACATGTTTAAGGTTTATTTTGAACTTTTCCCATTTAGAAACCAGAACATTAGATATTTCAATGGACAAAGGTGCCCCACAATATCGTGACCCCACATGTTATTTGGCTTCCCAGAGAACCTCATTAAAATATTAGGGACTGGCTATTGACCAATCAACTGAAAAcataatgagggttagtcgaattgTTTTCCGCCTTCCGATGCAAATCCAACGGCTAGGACGTCTTCTTCCATCTCTCAACGTTTCCTGTTCATCTTCTTCCCCGATAGAGCTGCCACCTATGATGGGCCTAACCGCTGGCACCCGCCCCCGCGGACGGCGGCGCTCCCGCAACCGCCTTGCCGCTccaccctcccccccccctccgtgCCGAGTTTTTTCTCCGCGAAGCCCCACGCCACTgcaccaccctaaaccctaagatagatactggggtagcCTGCCCAGCGAGCTTCTTCCTCCCCTCCGGCAAGTTGCTTCCCCCCTACACCTGTTTTTCCTTCAAcaaaaatcgattgacccaaaatTCGAAACTCAGGCGATTGGCATGTAGCTATTGTGAAAATATTACCAGTTTGCTTTCCTTAATCATTATCTCTTTTTTGCGGGAGTTATCACCGAATGTCGGTGCTTACCATATCGATCAAAGGTTTAGTTTTGATAGTCTTACTGGATTGTCACTACTGAAAAAAGTGAAGTGAGTgcttcatctttattttatccctaaAAAACATATTGGTAGAGTCATTATCTCTCAATAATTGATTATTTGGCACTTAACTTTCAATACCTAACATATGTGGTCAGAACTCAGTCAGAATGGCATGGAGGTGATTTCATACGGTGCCCAATCAGCACAAAAATATATAAATTATTACTACCTCTATCCTGGTTGTAAGTTGGGCACGCTTTTTAGGTCTTCAAGTTCACTAGCAAAACATGTTATTGGCCGCAAAAAATATATCTTTAGATTCTCCGTTGAATGAACTTTCTGAACATATATGTTTTCTGGGCATGGTACACTTGTTTTCCTAGTCAAGTCGAAGATCCAATGTTATCATCTTGTGGATAGCTGAAAAATTGGATATCATCGAGGCATTGCAAATCATCTTCCAACATTAACATTTATTaccttcatttttcattttggaacCATGATGATATCCGATTGTTTTTGCATGAATACTACTATGGATTTTAGGAGAATTAACATGATTTAAGAAAATAATGTTGGATGTTACACTAAGATTAGTATGTATTTGAAGTACCATAATTGAACACCATCTAAGAAGTAGAAAAAGGAATCTGAACGGGTCTTACCATATTTTGCTGAAGTtttttctgattttcttctcttgtatATACTTTTTCTCCAACAAGCGTCGATACTACAGAGGCACCCTaaacaaaaacatgcaatagaAATAGGTCAACATAATAAAATGGATATATTTTTTAGTTATCCACAAAATGATTCTGAGTACTAACTCAATGAACAGTATTTAATGAATTCGATCTATCCATCTACAAACGAGACACTTCAGAAAAATGTGTTCAGATATTTATTTGTAGAACTGCATGAGTTTTGATATGTGTTCAGATATTTGCCAGTGTGCAGTGTGTTTTGATTGGGGAATGAATTACCTTGGTACATGAAAGTTTAGCTCCGGAATTATCTACGCATCTAGATGCCTGAGAAGCAAATGAACACATGGTCACAAGAAATGCATGATATGTTTTTTGATGCAGCACAAAAGAACAGTAATGTTATCACTTACAGCATCGAACGCTGATGATACTTTCGCCTCATAGCCCATCATCGCCTCTGACCGAGGAGATgcatcctcctcctctgcctcctcgggtACCGGTGAGGGGGGATTAGCAGCAATGTAAACCACCCGCAGCTTGAACTCCTCGATCAACCTACCCGGCGCCCTGGTGAACTGCACAAACCGCGACAGTCACATTACGCCGGAGAAACGTACCGAATTTACTGGCATCCATCAGTCAGCAGGAGAACCACATCCACATGAACCTACCAGTTCAGGGACGAGATCTCTCATGGTGGCCCCGTCCCGCGCCACGGCGCTCTGCACCAGGAATTTGTCCTTGCAATGGTGATCCAGCTGCATGTCCCTGGGAGCCTGCATCGTAACTAGACCGATCCCGGCGCTTCAGCAACGATGACACAACGGTCGTCAGAGTCAGACAAAGCGATGAATCACCTGTGACGCTGCAGGAGCTCCGGGGCAGCAGAATGCCGCAGGTGTGGCGCACCGAGTACTTCCTCGGGTTCGTCGTCTTCACCTGCGGATTGGAATTTGAAACCATGGCAATCCGTCACCCTCCCACCCAACGGCGCCGCGGACAGAGACAGGGTAGCAGCAGAGCGCGAGGACAAAGATGAGGGTGTTCAGTCATTCACCTTGAACGCCACGTACTTGTCGGTCTTGTTGATGAGCTGCATGCAGCACGATCGCTGCCTCTTGACCTCGTCTTCTCGATCGGGCGGCAGAGAACAAGCAAGAAGACGAAAATCAGTCCACGCCGCTGAATTAGGCAGTAGGAGTGGTTCTTGAGGGGCACTTACAGGGGATCTTGAGCTCGGAGGGGCAGACCCGAAGCAGAGTGCTGCTCATGGCTCCGATCAGAGAGCTCCGCGAGAACCAGGAGCAGCGAAAAGATTCGATCGTTGCGCCTAGAAGTGCTCCTGCTACTCAAGAACCAGTGAACTGGACGCCGCGAGAGGTGGTTGGGTCGGCGGCGGTTCCTGCCTCCAGAAGCAAAGTGCGGGAATAAATCGCAATGATGGTGATGATCTGGAGCCGCGGGGAGCAGCTCGGGACGCAGAGGAATATGATATCCTCAAGAATAGTGGTGGTTTTGGGCTCGTCTTTAGCCGCTCTTGCGTCCTGGGTGGTGGATCGGGTTGCAGCGCAGACTGCAAGGCAGAGCCGCCGGCGCTGGGGGATGTGGTCTCGCGACCGCATTGGTAGGATGCGGCGTCCACGTTAGGCTAAGCTCTGCTCTGACTGTGCATCGTCGGGGTTTCCCCTTTTCTAGCTCGACTTTGGGACAATGGGACGTGAcatcttttttgtttgtttgtttgatgaTTGTGGGATGTGATGCGTTACCATACAACTGAATTGTGTGAACATGACCGAAAGTGGTAACTGATTAGTGGTGGAATGGCATCGCCTGTGTCACTGTAAATTGGCACTCTCAAAAGAGAAGATACTCCATATGTAACTGATTATACTAGGTAACTAGCTAATGGATTGGGTTGTGTGCTGCAAGATGGAGTGGGTGGCTTGCTTCTCATCTTGATTAAAGGCCGCCAGGGGGTGGGTCAGGGCCGGGCCAGGTGCAGTGGTTGCCAAATCAAATTATCGGTGAGATATCAGCTTCAGCACTACGACCAACTCGAATATTTTCAGAGCATAGTTAGACCGCGATTCGACTGGGTTTACCCAAAACTGGACGAGAGTACTGTACCAGGCTGACTGCGATTGAGTTTCACACTCGTGCTTCATGGCACACCCATGACATTTGTTTTAAAATAACACACACAGCCACAACATTCACCGCACGTCTGCTACTTTTCTTCTTTAGCTTTCAGGCTTTGCATAGTCACTGTCCAGTGTCCACCAATCCAGATGTAGTAATATATTATACTTAGTACTTTTAAGACCCAATCCACAACGCTTCATCACCCAGTTTCTGTACGGTGGGCCATCGTTGAAAATATTCGTCATTTGGTTCTGCATAAAAGTTGCAGTTGTGCCAGATACTGCTCACCTTTCGTGTTGTATTAGAACACTAGTCATGTGCCTAAAAGCTTATCTCAAGCATCAGAAGTAAGAGCATATCTAACCGTTCGGTGCCCAGTGACAGAAATAACGCCTTTTGGGGGCGAGCCGACGTTATTTTGGCCGTGGGGCGGTCGGGTTCCCAACCACGGCCCCAGGTCGCCCCCCAGACGCCCTTTTTTGAATTGAACTTCGGCTAAAATTAGACGAAAAGACACGAATTCGGCTAATATTCAACGGCTTCCATTCATATTTGTACATAATAAACAAGACATAAAAAAAAAActacgccgcccgccgccgcccaagcCTTCTACATGTTGAGGAGCTTGTAGAAGttggtgtagtagtcgtcgtcgtcgtcNNNNNNNNNNNNNNNNNNNNNNNNNNNNNNNNNNNNNNNNNNNNNNNNNNNNNNNNNNNNNNNNNNNNNNNNNNNNNNNNNNNNNNNNNNNNNNNNNNNNNNNNNNNNNNNNNNNNNNNNNNNNNNNNNNNNNNNNNNNNNNNNNNNNNNNNNNNNNNNNNNNNNNNNNNNNNNNNNNNNNNNNNNNNNNNNNNNNNNNNNNNNNNNNNNNNNNNNNNNNNNNNNNNNNNNNNNNNNNNNNNNNNNNNNNNNNNNNNNNNNNNNNNNNNNNNNNNNNNNNNNNNNNNNNNNNNNNNNNNNNNNNNNNNNNNNNNNNNNNNNNNNNNNNNNNNNNNNNNNNNNNNNNNNNNNNNNNNNNNNNNNNNNNNNNNNNNNNNNNNNNNNNNNNNNNNNNNNNNNNNNGGGTGGACggcccgggcgcctcgtcgtcgtcgtcgtcgttgaagATGACGACGTCGACCTCGTCGCGGGCGCGACGCTGAGCGGCGATCTCCTCGAGGGCGCGGTGCTGGCGCTCCATCACCTGCCGGACGTAGTCTTCCCGCGCCCATTTGAGGACGGTCTCCTCGTCGACGGCCATGGCCTCATGCTCCTTCTTCATGGGAAGGAGCACCGGCTCGGTCTTCGGCTTTACGAggcgggaggaggaaggagaagggacACGGCCGCTGGCGCCGCCCGAGCGGCGTCTCCCGCGGCTCTGGCTTGACAGGAAGGAGCGCCGACGACCCGGAGGAACGAGAGCCcgacgaggacgacgacgccgTCTCCATTCGCCTCGTCGTCCAGGAACTGCCGCGGCAGCGAGAGAAGGAGGACGCCGCCGGGTACTCCATCCGCGGCGAGTTGCCGGCCTCGATGTGCTCGAGGACGACTTTGAGAGTACGCCGGGGGATGCCCCACCATTGACGCCGCCCCTCGAAGTTGTGGTGCCCGCCGGGTTCGGCGTCGTTCGTGGCAGCCAGCTGGTCGGCGTGGCGACACTCGAAGTACGTCGTCCACAGGTTGTGGCTGTCGGGGGCGTACCTCGGCTGCTGTCGCGCGTGCTCCGGCAGCGACATTTTGATCCGCGCGATCTCGGAGCGTTGTTCAGCACCAGAGGGCGGCGGTGGCACTGGGACTCCGCCGGCGCTGAGACTCAACGAGCCCGACACCCGCATGTCGGGCAGCGCCGGATTgtccgctgttggaaatatgccctagaggcaataataaaatggttattattatatttccttgttcatgataattgtctattgttcatgctataattgtattaaccggaaaccgtaatacatgtgtgaatacatagaccacaacatgtctctagtgagcctctagttgactagctcggtgatcaatagatggttatggtttcctaaccatggacattagatgtcattgataaccggatcacatcattgggagaatgatgtgatggacaagacccaatcctaagcatagcacaagatcgtgtagtttgtttggtaagaacttttctaatgtcaagtatcatttccttagaccatgagattgtgcaactcccggataccataggaatgctttgggtataccaaacgtcacaagtaactgggtggctataaaggtacactacatgtatcttcgaaagtgtctgttgggttggcacgaatcgagactgggatttgccactccgtatgacggagaggtatctatgggcccaattGGTAatgtcatcataatgagctcaatgtgactaaggagttagtcacgagatcatgcattatggaacgagtagagagacttgccagtaatgagattgaacaaggtattgggataccgacaatcgaatctcaggcaagtaacataccggttgacaaagggaattgtatacgggattgattgaatccccgacatcgtgattcatccgatgagatcatcgtggaacatgtgcgaactaacatgggtatccagatcccgctgttggttattggccggagagatgtctcggtcatgtctacatgattcccgaacccgtagggtctacacacttaaggttcggtgacgctagagttattaCGGGaactagtatgtggttaccgaatgttgttcggagtccctgatgagatcccgaacatcacgaggagttccagagataaagatttatatatgggaagtcattattcggtcgccggaagtgttcgggggtttatcggtattgtaccgggaacactgaaagggttccgggggtccacctgccccggagggccctatgggctgaatatggaggggaactagcccctaggtgggctgggtgcTAAACCCccatagggcccatgcgcctagggtttgggggaaaccctaaaggtggtgcccccttggcttggggggcaagcctcccccccttggccgctgcccccctctagatccatctggagggggacggccccccttgtcggtgtcaaaaccggcggatctcgggtagggggtcccgaactgtgcgtctaaggctaatggtaacaggagacgggggacacgatgtttacccaggttcgggccctctctatggaggtaataccctacttcctgcttgattgactcgatgatatgagtattacaagagttgatctaccacgagatcgtagaggctaaaacctagaagctagcctatgattatgattgttcttgtcctacggactaaaccctccggtttatatagacaccagaggggctagggttacacagagtcggttacagagaaggagatctatacatccaaatcgccaagcttgccttccatgtaaaggagagtcccatccggacacgggacgaagtcttcgatctttcatcttcatagtccaacagtccggcataagcatatagtctggctgtccgaggaccccctaatccaggactccctcagtagcccctaaacaaggcttcaatgacgatgagtccggcgcgcagattgtcttcagcattgcaaggcgggttccatctccgaatacttcatagaagatcttgaatacgaggattgtgtccagctctgcaaaataatttccacttaccaccgtagagagcacaatattccacaaatctaacctgctgacaacttttcatcgcgtgacatcacgccgcagcccggtcaTTATACTAACCGTTTTCTCCCAGCCTGCTACTTCACGTATTGAgaggcggttttatcggcacgtcttgtcgaagcagagatcatgtcccctcatcacgggattctcatcaatacgggcgtgggtaacccaaccgcaccatcgatgcggcgcttggggaataagcgagtttatcgggcaagtggggaggtgcacagtTTGTATCgcatttataaagagataaggattcccctctttcacccacgccttcttcttcctctgctcatccattctcgcacgctcgagctctagtgcccaagcccTCACTTTCTCCGCAAAGTCattcaagcatgtccggagcaggatgcaagtggatggcctcttccgtcacGAAGGAGGACATAACGAAGCtacgggaggccagatacctggccgcaaacatcgcgcaTAGGCTTCCGGccgaggggcagatcatccccactccgaaacctcgggaaagagtagtgttcctctctcatttcgtttgcggactgggatttcccctccacccctttgttcgcgggcttatgttttactacagGCTCGACTTTCATGACCtaccccccaacttcatcctcaacatctcggtgttcatcgtcgtgtgtgaggctttcctccgtatcccgccccacttcggcctatggctgaagaccttcaacgtgaagccaaaggtggtggtcggccagcaagcggagtgcgggggcgccatggtgggcaagatgcccaacgtcgcttggcccgagggctccttcttggagaccgtaaaggggtggcaatcagggtggttctacatcaccgagccgcgcaactccaactgggtggcggcccctgaatttcgatccggcacccccatgcggctcacctcctggaaagagaagggcttagacaGGGGGTCTGCGGCAGAGCTGTCCGCACTTCAAAACTGtgtccggaacatgataagcaagaagatcaagctcgtcaacatagtacaGGTTCTGCTCttacgccggatccttccgtgccaacgacgggtttgcaatctgtgggagttcgacccatccgaacaccagacactaggagaactcttcggcacgacgcacgaagacgtctggaaatTGTTGTTCAAGACCAACGAGGTACCACCACCCATAATcgaagatcgcggactcagcgtcaagcgccccgccaatccgtaAGTTTATGTGTTTCGTAGGACGCGCTTTTCATCAGCACATCTGGAGGAGGATCCTAAGCCTTTTACGCTGTTTCTACAGGATTGGGTAGCAGTGGCAGAGCGGATCGACTGCCCGGCTCCGTTACCGGAAGATCTGGAATCGGAGCTTCTAACAAGGATGTTGTTTAcgacgccctatgaggtgccggagaagaaggccaagaagatggccgtggggaccaggaaaggtctccggcgcaaggtcgtatcggactcgtcgtccgaggacaccgaggcgcactcctcccatgaagacgggaaggaagaagaagaagtcccCCTCCCCCCACTGGGAGGgagaagagaaaagccgccccacagggggaggccAGGACGCCTAGTAAGGGAAAGACatcccttccggaccactccacctcGGCCGCCTGCAgcaacgaggagtggctgcccaggaacaagcccttggcgaagtcgtaagtatctgtACTCCATAGTACTTGCAGTGCATTTAGCTTCATTGCTTCTTATGATgccgaacacgcatatgcagtccggccaagtcacacatcgacgtatcctcttcggatgggtctttgagtcaatcggagatgaatagctattcactcccgacggccacctcccctaggcccgcggacgacaccgaggtgaggATACCGAAACGGGGGGCGATGGTTCTGGatacgccccaaggcgaaatcctagacgccgggcacatggggggaaagacccctaTGGGTTCTGCtgacgggggccgcagcaagtctggcccccagccggatactgt is a window of Triticum dicoccoides isolate Atlit2015 ecotype Zavitan chromosome 2B, WEW_v2.0, whole genome shotgun sequence DNA encoding:
- the LOC119365278 gene encoding vesicle-associated protein 1-3-like produces the protein MSSTLLRVCPSELKIPYEVKRQRSCCMQLINKTDKYVAFKVKTTNPRKYSVRHTCGILLPRSSCSVTVTMQAPRDMQLDHHCKDKFLVQSAVARDGATMRDLVPELFTRAPGRLIEEFKLRVVYIAANPPSPVPEEAEEEDASPRSEAMMGYEAKVSSAFDAASRCVDNSGAKLSCTKGASVVSTLVGEKVYTREENQKKLQQNMELLREAGSPQQGFSVMFVLLVFMSSVFIGHLMKHIKV